GGCATTGTCGAGGTCGCGGCGCAGGCGCGCCCTCAGCCCTTCCAGCCCCTGCTCGCGCAGCACGAACCACAGCTTCAGGGCGCGGAAACGCCGGCCGAGCGGGATGCCCCAGTCGCGCAGCGTCCGCACCTGGCCGTCGACCGCCGTCTGCAGGAAGCTCGGATTGGTCGACATCACCCGCATCAGGTGCTGCGGGTCGCGCACATAGTAGAGCGAGCAGTCGAAGGGCACGCCGAGCCATTTGTGCGGGTTGAGCACGATGGAATCGGCCCCCTCGATGCCGCGCCACATCCAGCGGCACTCCGGCAGGATCATGGCGCTGCCGGCCATGGCGGCGTCGACATGCAGCCAGACGCCGAAGCGGCGTGCCACCTCGGCGATCGGCTCGATCGGATCGATGGCCGTGGTCGCGGTGGTGCCCGTGGTGGCGACGATGGCGCAGGGATGCAGGCCGGCTGCGAGGTCGGCCGCGATCATCTCGGCGAGCGCCTCCGGCCGCATGGCGTAGCCGGCGTCGAACGGCACCAGGCGCAGCGTGTCGCGGCCGATGCCGGCCATCAGCGCGCCCTTGTCGACGGAGCTGTGGCTGTGGGCGCTGACATAGACGGCGAGCGGCCGCTCCTCGCCCTGCAGGCCGCCATGCGCCAGGGCATAGTCCGTCGCCCGCTCGCGGGCCGAGATCAGCGCCACCAGCGTGCTGGTGGAGGCGGTGTCCTGGATGACGCCGGTCCAGGCCGGGGAGAGCCCGATCGCCTGGCGCATCCAGTCGACCGTGACGTCCTCGATCTCGGTCAGCGCCGGCGAGGCCTGCCAGGACAGGCCGACGACACCGAGCCCGGTGCTGAGGAAATCGGCGAGCACGCCGGACAGCTCGCCGTTGCCCGGGAAGTAGCCGTAGAATCTCGGATGCTGCCAGTGGGAAAGGCCGGGCAGCACCACCGCATCGAGGTCGCGGAGGATGTCGGAGAAGGGCTCCGACGCCTCGGGTGGGGCGGCGGGCAGCCGGTCGCGGACCGCGCCGGGCCGCAGGCCCGACATCACCGGGAGGCCTTCCATGCCGGCCCGGTAGTCGGCGAGCCATTCCACCAGCCAGTGGCCGTAGCGCCGGAACTCCTCGGGTGTCATCGCCGTCGCCTCCGCCGGAGCCGCGACTATGGGGCGCCGCTCCGTCCACCGCAACGCCGGACGCGGCGTCAGGCCAGGACGGCGAGGCCCAGCGCCTCGCGCACAACCTCGAGCGTGGCCTGCGTCCGCTCGCGGGCGAGGCGCGTGCCCCGGCGCAGCACGTCCATGACATGGCCGGGATCGCCGGCAAGGTGCCGGCGCCGCTCGCGGATCGGAGCGAGCAGGGCCTGCAGCACCTCTTCCAGCCGCCGTTTCACCGCCATGTCGCCGAGGCCGCCCCGGCGATAGCGCGCCT
This window of the Labrys wisconsinensis genome carries:
- a CDS encoding pyridoxal phosphate-dependent decarboxylase family protein gives rise to the protein MTPEEFRRYGHWLVEWLADYRAGMEGLPVMSGLRPGAVRDRLPAAPPEASEPFSDILRDLDAVVLPGLSHWQHPRFYGYFPGNGELSGVLADFLSTGLGVVGLSWQASPALTEIEDVTVDWMRQAIGLSPAWTGVIQDTASTSTLVALISARERATDYALAHGGLQGEERPLAVYVSAHSHSSVDKGALMAGIGRDTLRLVPFDAGYAMRPEALAEMIAADLAAGLHPCAIVATTGTTATTAIDPIEPIAEVARRFGVWLHVDAAMAGSAMILPECRWMWRGIEGADSIVLNPHKWLGVPFDCSLYYVRDPQHLMRVMSTNPSFLQTAVDGQVRTLRDWGIPLGRRFRALKLWFVLREQGLEGLRARLRRDLDNAAWLADAVRGMPDWAVVAPAPLQTVCIRHRPQALDGEALDRHTLGWVERLNRSGAAYLTPAVLDGRWMARVSIGALATERRHVEALWRDIRAAAEGSAPPA